The following are encoded together in the Pseudodesulfovibrio indicus genome:
- a CDS encoding phage protein Gp37, which translates to MSLDTLRTAVADTLKTALPASVSVESHGGRFDQAELRRIMAKAPAVFVATLGFSDLKYDHGDFQATISWGAFVVTRDAPKVSRDQGASVLVNALAMTIPENTWSLDNECVNTPQAVRGDNLFSATVDKLGVAMWAITWRQTMLLGKALSDEDLAALDLFETLYTQFPVADDAPLAEDKVQLPQGG; encoded by the coding sequence ATGAGCCTGGATACCCTTCGCACCGCCGTGGCGGACACCCTCAAGACAGCCCTGCCCGCATCCGTTTCCGTGGAGTCGCATGGCGGCCGTTTCGATCAGGCCGAGCTGCGCCGGATCATGGCCAAGGCCCCGGCCGTGTTCGTGGCCACCCTCGGTTTTTCCGATCTCAAATACGACCACGGCGACTTTCAGGCCACCATTTCCTGGGGCGCGTTCGTCGTGACCAGGGACGCCCCCAAGGTCTCTCGGGATCAAGGCGCATCAGTCCTGGTCAACGCCCTGGCCATGACCATCCCCGAGAACACCTGGTCCCTGGACAACGAGTGCGTCAACACTCCGCAGGCGGTTCGGGGCGACAACCTTTTTTCCGCAACCGTGGACAAGCTGGGCGTGGCCATGTGGGCCATCACCTGGCGTCAGACCATGTTGCTGGGCAAGGCCCTGTCCGACGAGGACCTGGCCGCCCTCGACCTGTTCGAAACCCTTTACACCCAGTTCCCGGTCGCGGACGACGCGCCCCTGGCCGAGGACAAGGTACAGCTGCCCCAGGGAGGGTAG
- a CDS encoding DUF2635 domain-containing protein, with product MERKTLCIKPAEDGLVVRDPRTMEPLPSYGKVVPDTSFWRRRLRDGGVEKTTAEAIANGVKAAQAAQTKAKAAEAKAKAATSETKE from the coding sequence GTGGAGAGAAAAACCCTCTGCATCAAACCCGCCGAGGACGGGCTGGTGGTCCGCGATCCGCGCACCATGGAACCCCTGCCGAGCTACGGCAAGGTAGTCCCGGACACCAGTTTCTGGAGACGCCGCCTGCGCGACGGCGGCGTGGAAAAAACCACCGCCGAGGCCATCGCCAACGGGGTCAAGGCCGCCCAGGCCGCCCAGACCAAAGCCAAGGCCGCCGAAGCCAAGGCCAAGGCCGCAACCTCGGAAACCAAGGAGTAG
- a CDS encoding phage tail sheath subtilisin-like domain-containing protein, whose translation MAISFNEIPDNLRVPLVYIEFDNSNAVLGTPDIEYKLLVLGQMLAAGTADEAVPVRVLSADHAVSLFGNGSMLAEMFDAIKGADKYLETWAIPLSDDDAGVAATGTITITGSATAAGVLNCYIGGRRVRAAVAALDTAAEVATALAAAINAYSDAPGLAVTASADAGAVTLTARHKGESGNDIDIRFNYYTGETLPAGLSVAIAAMANGAANPDVADAIDVMGDEWWNGLVMPWTDGANMTALESELLTRWGPMSMQDGIAYTALRETHTGAATWSSTRNNHLDSCMPADGSPTSPWVWAAVYATVACDSLSIDPARPLQTLALTGVLAPAKEDRWTKEERNLLLYDGLSTFTVGSDGTVRIERAVTTYQTNAYGLPDPSYLDVTTPATLSYIRYATRSRITQKFPRHKLADDGTRFGPGQAIVTPSIVRSELLALFRELEEKGLVENFEQFKQDLIVERDADNPNRLNVLFPANIVNQLRVFAEQIQFIL comes from the coding sequence ATGGCCATCAGCTTCAACGAAATCCCCGACAACCTGCGGGTGCCGCTGGTCTACATCGAGTTCGACAACTCGAACGCCGTCCTGGGAACGCCGGACATCGAGTACAAGCTCCTGGTCCTGGGCCAGATGCTGGCCGCCGGGACCGCCGACGAGGCCGTGCCGGTGCGCGTGTTGAGCGCGGACCACGCCGTCAGCCTGTTCGGCAACGGGTCCATGCTGGCCGAGATGTTCGACGCCATCAAGGGCGCGGACAAGTACCTGGAGACCTGGGCCATCCCGCTTTCGGACGACGACGCGGGCGTGGCCGCCACCGGGACTATCACCATCACCGGCTCGGCAACGGCCGCCGGGGTTCTCAACTGCTACATCGGCGGCCGCCGCGTCCGCGCTGCCGTGGCCGCCCTGGACACGGCCGCCGAAGTGGCCACGGCCCTGGCCGCCGCCATCAACGCCTATTCGGACGCCCCCGGCCTGGCCGTGACCGCAAGCGCCGACGCCGGGGCCGTCACCCTGACCGCCCGCCACAAGGGCGAGTCCGGCAACGACATCGACATCCGGTTCAACTATTACACCGGGGAAACTCTGCCCGCCGGTCTGTCCGTGGCCATCGCCGCCATGGCCAACGGCGCGGCCAACCCGGACGTAGCCGACGCCATCGACGTCATGGGCGACGAATGGTGGAACGGCCTGGTCATGCCCTGGACCGACGGGGCGAACATGACCGCCCTGGAATCCGAGCTGCTGACCCGCTGGGGGCCCATGTCCATGCAGGACGGCATCGCCTACACCGCGCTCCGCGAGACGCACACCGGCGCGGCCACCTGGTCCTCCACCCGCAACAACCACCTGGACAGCTGCATGCCCGCCGACGGCTCGCCCACCTCTCCCTGGGTATGGGCCGCCGTCTATGCCACCGTGGCCTGCGACTCCCTGTCCATCGACCCGGCGCGCCCGCTCCAGACCCTGGCCCTGACCGGCGTCCTGGCCCCGGCCAAGGAGGACCGCTGGACCAAGGAGGAGCGCAACCTGCTCCTCTATGACGGGTTGTCCACCTTCACCGTGGGCAGCGACGGCACGGTCCGCATCGAGCGCGCCGTCACCACCTACCAGACCAACGCCTACGGCCTGCCCGATCCGAGCTACCTGGACGTGACCACCCCGGCCACGCTCAGCTACATCCGCTACGCCACCCGCTCGCGGATCACGCAGAAGTTCCCGCGCCACAAGCTGGCCGACGACGGAACCCGCTTCGGTCCCGGCCAGGCCATCGTCACCCCGTCCATCGTCCGATCCGAACTGCTCGCCCTGTTCCGCGAGCTGGAGGAAAAGGGGCTGGTGGAGAACTTCGAACAATTCAAGCAAGACCTTATTGTCGAACGCGACGCGGACAATCCCAACCGTCTCAACGTCCTGTTCCCGGCCAACATCGTCAACCAGCTCCGCGTCTTCGCCGAGCAGATTCAGTTCATCCTGTAG
- a CDS encoding phage tail tube protein translates to MQVTGKAIIRVNGSELRTADEATLKPGGVSREPVKGSGKVHGFTETTEAPELECTVYHTADTSLADIMKITDATVIFETDTGKRFVLTGAFVTDAVSLKVKGGEVDVKMSAITCEED, encoded by the coding sequence ATGCAAGTAACCGGGAAAGCGATCATCCGCGTGAACGGCAGCGAACTGCGCACCGCAGACGAGGCCACCCTCAAGCCCGGCGGCGTGTCCCGCGAACCCGTCAAGGGTTCCGGCAAGGTCCACGGCTTCACCGAGACCACCGAGGCACCGGAGTTGGAGTGCACCGTCTACCACACTGCGGACACGTCCCTGGCCGACATCATGAAGATCACCGACGCCACCGTGATCTTCGAGACCGACACCGGCAAGCGGTTCGTCCTGACCGGGGCATTCGTCACCGACGCCGTGTCCCTCAAGGTCAAGGGCGGCGAGGTCGACGTGAAGATGTCCGCCATCACCTGCGAGGAGGACTAG
- a CDS encoding phage tail assembly protein, with the protein MQRTVPLTKFVTVGEAECREVVLREATAGDVIEATEEAERVAMTPQGPALLVSPTRLGLGVLRRQVVSFGSLSGPADLAWIKRLSPADLDSIQAEAEAMDAAVSLDVGAALSDRGRTDGSGGND; encoded by the coding sequence ATGCAAAGGACCGTTCCCCTGACCAAGTTTGTAACGGTAGGCGAGGCCGAGTGCCGCGAGGTTGTCCTGCGCGAGGCCACGGCGGGCGACGTCATCGAAGCCACCGAGGAAGCCGAGCGCGTGGCAATGACTCCGCAGGGACCGGCGCTGCTGGTCAGCCCCACGCGCCTGGGACTCGGAGTCCTGCGGCGTCAGGTCGTGTCCTTCGGCTCCCTGTCCGGCCCCGCCGATTTGGCGTGGATCAAGCGGCTTTCCCCGGCTGATCTGGATAGCATCCAGGCGGAGGCGGAGGCCATGGACGCCGCCGTAAGCCTGGACGTCGGTGCCGCCCTGAGCGATCGGGGGCGAACTGACGGGTCAGGCGGGAACGATTGA
- a CDS encoding tail tape measure protein translates to MSNMRTSVILDLAGNLQGKAKSYSSALGNLASRGSRSLDMLRRSTAAAGRGLDALGNRYTALVTGAAGLGTARMLIGTQTRFTRLGIQASIAEKQVEQLKQQIYEVAQAPIIRVDPGQITSAIEQIVELTGDLKFAEDNIRNIGVAISATGAAGQDVGALLAEFQKMDIKSPDQVLEALDILNAQGKMGAFTLQNLAALGPRVITAYTAAGRGGTGALREMGAALQMIRMGTGSSEMAATAFEATMRTLSDPAKLKRLKNAGIDAWKEGMLRPINEIMAEIITKTGGDTVKLGRIFDAEAVRAFNQAAGEFKRTGSLDSLAKFMAVQGDGATTLADSARAAKDASAGMTSLYTAWSKFADNRLSGIIEKAADALNALGSEGADKLMAGLGYGAAALGALVVGRKVYNGVRGLRGLFGGKGGAAGAAGSLLGGMKTPLPVYVVNKQMSLMPGEYGGGWQGGGKSGNAISKRGGRLGKTLAGAGKWGGRIGGALAMAGTAYELYDAWTDDSASTSAKVNASGGAVGSGLGGWGGAVAGAQLGAALGSIVPGLGTAIGAAIGGVGGGIAGAWAGGNLGEQLMDLIGFGKQERPEGKLRIEVSDDRTRVTRMDASGMELDVDSGIYMAGVGR, encoded by the coding sequence ATGAGCAACATGCGCACCTCCGTGATCCTGGACCTGGCGGGCAACCTCCAGGGCAAGGCCAAGAGTTACTCCAGCGCGCTCGGCAACCTGGCCAGCCGTGGATCGCGCAGCCTCGACATGCTGCGCCGGTCCACGGCCGCCGCCGGGCGCGGGCTGGACGCCCTGGGCAACCGCTACACCGCCCTTGTCACCGGTGCCGCCGGGTTGGGTACGGCCAGGATGCTGATAGGCACCCAGACCCGCTTCACCCGGTTGGGCATTCAGGCGTCCATTGCCGAGAAACAAGTCGAGCAGCTCAAACAGCAGATTTACGAGGTGGCTCAGGCCCCGATAATCCGCGTTGACCCAGGCCAGATAACCTCCGCCATCGAACAGATAGTCGAGCTGACTGGCGACCTGAAGTTCGCCGAGGACAACATCCGCAATATCGGCGTGGCCATCAGCGCAACCGGCGCGGCCGGTCAGGATGTCGGCGCTTTATTGGCCGAGTTCCAGAAGATGGACATCAAGAGCCCGGACCAGGTCCTGGAGGCTCTGGACATCCTGAACGCTCAAGGCAAGATGGGCGCGTTCACCCTGCAAAACCTCGCGGCGTTGGGTCCGCGCGTCATCACCGCCTACACAGCGGCCGGGCGCGGCGGCACCGGCGCGCTGCGCGAGATGGGCGCGGCGCTCCAGATGATCCGCATGGGTACGGGGTCCTCCGAAATGGCCGCCACCGCATTTGAGGCGACCATGCGGACCCTGTCCGACCCGGCCAAGCTCAAGCGCCTCAAGAACGCAGGCATAGACGCCTGGAAAGAGGGCATGCTTCGGCCCATCAACGAGATCATGGCCGAGATCATCACCAAGACCGGCGGCGACACGGTCAAGCTCGGTCGCATCTTCGACGCCGAGGCGGTCCGCGCCTTCAACCAGGCCGCCGGAGAGTTCAAGCGCACCGGCTCCCTGGATTCCCTGGCCAAGTTCATGGCCGTGCAGGGCGACGGCGCCACCACCCTGGCCGACTCGGCCCGCGCGGCCAAAGACGCCTCGGCGGGCATGACCTCATTATATACGGCCTGGTCCAAGTTCGCGGACAACCGGCTGTCCGGCATCATCGAGAAGGCCGCCGACGCCCTCAACGCCCTGGGATCGGAAGGCGCGGACAAGCTGATGGCCGGGCTGGGCTACGGCGCTGCCGCGCTCGGCGCGCTGGTGGTGGGCCGCAAGGTATACAACGGGGTCCGTGGCCTGCGCGGCCTGTTCGGCGGCAAGGGCGGCGCGGCCGGTGCGGCGGGCAGCCTCCTGGGCGGCATGAAGACGCCGCTGCCCGTCTATGTGGTCAACAAGCAAATGAGCCTCATGCCCGGCGAGTACGGCGGCGGATGGCAGGGCGGCGGCAAGTCCGGCAACGCCATATCGAAGCGCGGCGGCAGGCTCGGCAAGACCCTGGCCGGGGCAGGCAAGTGGGGCGGCCGCATCGGCGGCGCGCTGGCCATGGCCGGGACCGCCTACGAACTTTACGACGCCTGGACCGACGACAGCGCTTCGACCTCGGCCAAAGTGAACGCTTCCGGCGGGGCCGTGGGCTCCGGCCTGGGCGGCTGGGGCGGCGCGGTTGCCGGTGCGCAGCTCGGCGCGGCACTCGGTTCCATCGTTCCCGGCCTGGGTACGGCCATCGGCGCGGCCATCGGCGGCGTCGGCGGCGGCATTGCCGGGGCCTGGGCCGGGGGCAACCTGGGCGAGCAGCTCATGGACCTGATCGGCTTCGGCAAGCAAGAGCGGCCCGAGGGCAAGCTGCGCATCGAGGTCAGCGACGACCGAACTCGTGTAACGCGCATGGACGCCAGCGGGATGGAACTGGACGTTGATTCCGGCATTTACATGGCGGGGGTGGGCCGATGA
- a CDS encoding DNA circularization protein: MSWQEELRDAKFRGKPFFVEEHELSGGRRKQVTEYPLRDDPATEDLGRKAHRFSFQAFVIGPDYMAARDALLEALDEAGPGELIHPYFGSRTVDILEWSVRESTRKGGMATFTISCVQAGKTVLPSRTVNTAVGVQTASASLTEVTAAGFVETWDVSGPEWVRLEALDAVDSALDAISGAMDMTSMPFDMANSALADITSLKADGLSLLNFPDLLADRLCALVDDLFDLVSFDTSGLSLFSSLFSFSSSTRAASSPLSTVGAKVAANGSALTRLIRNTALASAATAFASTTAASTASTSTGSSTGFETFDDALAVREELVQAIDASSSEASDPEYAALTDLRVAVVQDFASRESLPRLTSYQPAETLPAVVVAYDIYGDAAQADQIVTRNKVRHPGAIPGGSVLEVLGG, from the coding sequence ATGAGCTGGCAAGAAGAGTTGCGCGACGCGAAGTTCAGGGGCAAGCCGTTCTTTGTCGAAGAGCATGAGCTGTCCGGCGGCCGCCGCAAGCAGGTCACCGAGTACCCGCTGCGCGACGATCCGGCCACCGAAGACCTCGGGAGGAAAGCACACCGGTTTTCCTTCCAGGCTTTCGTCATCGGCCCGGACTACATGGCCGCGCGGGACGCCCTGCTGGAAGCCCTGGACGAGGCCGGACCGGGCGAGCTGATCCACCCGTACTTCGGGAGCCGGACCGTGGACATCCTGGAATGGTCGGTCCGCGAATCCACCCGCAAGGGCGGCATGGCCACCTTCACCATCTCCTGCGTCCAGGCGGGCAAGACCGTGCTGCCGAGTCGGACCGTCAACACGGCGGTGGGGGTGCAGACCGCGTCCGCCTCGCTTACCGAAGTCACGGCCGCCGGGTTCGTGGAGACCTGGGACGTGTCCGGGCCGGAGTGGGTCCGGCTGGAGGCGCTGGACGCCGTCGATTCGGCCCTGGATGCGATCTCCGGAGCCATGGACATGACCAGCATGCCGTTCGACATGGCCAACTCGGCCTTGGCGGACATCACCAGCCTGAAGGCGGACGGGTTGTCCCTGCTGAACTTCCCCGACCTGCTGGCCGACCGGCTCTGCGCCCTGGTCGATGATCTCTTTGACTTGGTCTCCTTTGATACCTCCGGTCTGTCCCTGTTCTCCAGCCTGTTTTCCTTTTCCTCGTCCACGCGCGCGGCCAGCTCGCCGCTGTCCACCGTGGGCGCGAAGGTCGCGGCCAACGGCTCGGCCCTGACCAGGCTGATCCGCAACACGGCCCTGGCCTCTGCCGCCACGGCCTTTGCTTCTACGACCGCCGCGTCAACAGCCTCGACTTCCACTGGCTCGTCCACGGGATTCGAAACCTTTGACGACGCCCTGGCCGTGCGCGAGGAGCTGGTGCAGGCCATCGATGCGTCCTCGTCCGAGGCCAGCGACCCGGAGTACGCCGCCCTGACCGATCTGCGCGTTGCCGTGGTCCAGGACTTCGCCAGCCGCGAGTCCCTGCCCAGGCTCACCTCGTACCAGCCCGCCGAGACCCTGCCCGCCGTGGTTGTCGCCTATGACATCTACGGCGACGCGGCCCAGGCGGATCAAATCGTCACCCGCAACAAGGTCCGCCATCCCGGCGCGATCCCCGGCGGTTCCGTCCTGGAGGTTCTCGGTGGCTAG
- a CDS encoding phage baseplate assembly protein, giving the protein MASHDVTLKVGGQIYAGWKSITIRRSMEQLASTFELGLTDRWNGSSVARPIKPGLACSVLIDGKTIITGHIDDAEPSYDGAAHGITVSGRDLTGDLVDCSAPSTQFADRTLLQVAKDLCKPFGVGVKAETDVGGVFSTLKNNEGDSIFDTLESAARVRAVLLMSDGLGNLLLTKAGTDRVSTRLALGENIVTASARFSNRDRFSSYTVKGQSAGGDDWNAEDAAHPLATATDTGVSRHRPLTVLAEENIDQAAAQKRADWECNVRFGRSRRVQYRVAGWTHADGLWTPNRLVRVKDAYLAVDQELLIAGAALTLDGKGWWTDLDLLPREAFLRAALPEPEDATW; this is encoded by the coding sequence GTGGCTAGTCATGACGTTACCCTCAAGGTCGGCGGTCAGATTTACGCCGGATGGAAGAGCATCACGATCCGCCGCTCCATGGAACAGCTCGCCTCGACCTTCGAGCTGGGGCTGACCGATCGCTGGAACGGTTCGTCCGTCGCCCGGCCGATCAAGCCCGGCCTGGCATGCTCCGTGCTGATCGACGGCAAGACGATCATCACCGGCCACATAGACGACGCCGAGCCGAGCTACGACGGGGCCGCGCATGGCATCACCGTATCCGGCCGCGACCTGACCGGCGACCTTGTGGACTGTTCCGCTCCGTCAACGCAATTCGCCGACCGGACCCTGCTCCAGGTGGCCAAGGACCTGTGCAAGCCCTTCGGCGTCGGCGTGAAGGCCGAAACGGACGTCGGCGGCGTGTTCTCCACCCTCAAAAATAACGAGGGGGATTCGATTTTCGATACCCTTGAGTCGGCCGCCCGCGTCCGGGCCGTGCTGCTCATGTCCGACGGCCTGGGCAACCTGCTCCTGACCAAGGCGGGAACCGACCGCGTTTCCACCCGCCTGGCCCTGGGCGAAAACATCGTCACGGCCTCGGCCCGGTTTTCCAACCGCGATCGGTTCAGCTCGTACACGGTCAAAGGCCAAAGCGCGGGCGGCGACGATTGGAACGCCGAGGACGCGGCGCATCCCCTGGCCACGGCCACGGATACCGGCGTGAGCCGCCACCGTCCACTCACCGTTCTGGCCGAGGAGAACATCGACCAGGCCGCCGCTCAGAAGCGGGCCGACTGGGAATGCAACGTCCGCTTCGGCCGCAGCCGCCGGGTCCAGTACCGGGTGGCCGGTTGGACCCATGCCGACGGGCTGTGGACACCCAACCGCCTCGTCCGGGTGAAGGACGCCTACCTGGCCGTTGACCAGGAGCTGCTCATCGCCGGGGCCGCCCTGACTCTGGATGGAAAGGGATGGTGGACCGATCTCGACCTGCTGCCGCGTGAGGCGTTCCTCCGCGCCGCGCTGCCGGAACCGGAGGACGCGACATGGTAA
- a CDS encoding phage baseplate assembly protein V, producing the protein MVMRLLEKTLAPLRRKVMLLVSRAVLTLADDETTLQTLQAKLLGDEVLSSLERFQQYGFTSVPHAGAEAVALSLGGNRSHTIIINVDDRRYRLKGLENGEVALYTDEDQSADGCRIVLRRGNRIALQARVIDIRGEERVHISGKEVEIHADERREMDVAGYGDALNYTGGTWTTDTYHDGSVFGPSTEHGIQPPEVD; encoded by the coding sequence ATGGTAATGCGCCTGCTGGAAAAGACCCTCGCGCCCTTGCGCCGCAAAGTCATGCTCCTGGTGTCCCGCGCCGTGCTGACCCTGGCCGACGACGAGACCACCCTCCAGACCCTCCAGGCCAAGCTCCTGGGTGACGAGGTATTGTCCTCTCTGGAGCGGTTCCAGCAGTACGGGTTCACCTCCGTGCCGCATGCCGGTGCCGAGGCCGTGGCCCTCTCCCTGGGCGGCAACCGTTCCCACACCATCATCATCAACGTGGACGATCGCCGCTACCGCCTCAAGGGGCTGGAGAACGGCGAGGTCGCACTCTACACGGACGAGGACCAGAGCGCGGACGGCTGCCGCATCGTCCTCCGGCGCGGCAACAGGATCGCCCTCCAGGCCCGCGTGATTGATATTCGCGGCGAGGAACGGGTGCACATTTCCGGCAAGGAGGTCGAGATCCACGCCGACGAGCGCCGCGAGATGGACGTGGCCGGCTACGGCGACGCCCTCAATTACACGGGGGGCACCTGGACCACCGATACCTACCACGACGGCTCGGTGTTCGGTCCTTCAACCGAACACGGCATCCAGCCCCCGGAGGTGGACTAG
- a CDS encoding phage GP46 family protein produces the protein MDAALVWKEMGADLTLENLSLVQDDTLKTAVVLSLFIDRRAEADDELPDNTSDRRGWWADTFAEVNGDRIGSRLWLLSREKHVPSVPIRAREYAEEALAWFVEDGVAESVSVETWWVRRGVLGLLVKMYRPNAPAIEFKFDYLWENI, from the coding sequence ATGGACGCGGCGCTGGTTTGGAAGGAGATGGGCGCGGACCTGACCCTGGAGAATCTCTCCCTGGTCCAGGACGACACCCTGAAAACCGCCGTGGTCCTGTCCCTGTTCATCGACCGCCGGGCCGAGGCCGACGACGAACTGCCGGACAACACCTCCGACCGCCGGGGGTGGTGGGCCGACACCTTCGCCGAGGTGAACGGCGACCGCATCGGTTCCCGGCTCTGGCTGCTCAGCCGCGAGAAGCATGTGCCGTCCGTCCCGATCCGCGCCAGGGAATACGCCGAGGAGGCCCTGGCCTGGTTCGTCGAGGACGGCGTGGCCGAATCCGTGTCCGTGGAGACCTGGTGGGTCCGTCGTGGCGTCCTGGGGCTGCTGGTCAAGATGTACCGGCCCAACGCCCCGGCCATTGAGTTCAAATTCGACTACCTCTGGGAGAATATCTGA
- a CDS encoding baseplate J/gp47 family protein — MPFDRPSLSDLISRVKADIESRLAGADASQRRTLLGILAVVEAGAVHGLYGYLDWIAAQGMPDTADAEQLERWASIWGKQRKSAASATGLVTFTGSDGSVIPTGTVVSRSDGLEFSTTEDGTIAAGSAAVAVTAVEAGADANTAAGVKLKLVSALSGVQSTAVAGELSGGADVEGDGDLRSRLLARIRQAPHGGADFDYVAWALEVSGVTRAWVYPLELGAGTVTVRVMTDGTTEDGIPAAETVDAVQTYLDAARPVTAEVFVVAPVAVPMDPAISISPNTEAVQAAIEAELGDMLLRAAEPGATIRVSHLREAISIATGEADHVLLSPAADVAHAVGEVATLGTITWSDL, encoded by the coding sequence ATGCCGTTTGACCGTCCGTCCCTCAGTGATCTTATCAGCCGGGTCAAGGCCGACATCGAGTCGCGTCTGGCCGGGGCCGACGCCAGCCAGCGCCGGACCCTCCTCGGCATCCTTGCCGTTGTTGAGGCAGGAGCCGTGCACGGCCTGTACGGCTACCTCGACTGGATCGCGGCCCAGGGCATGCCCGACACCGCCGACGCCGAGCAGCTGGAGCGATGGGCGTCCATCTGGGGCAAGCAGCGCAAGTCGGCGGCTTCGGCCACCGGCCTGGTCACGTTTACCGGCTCCGACGGCAGCGTGATCCCGACCGGCACGGTGGTCTCGCGTTCCGATGGCCTGGAGTTTTCCACCACCGAGGACGGGACCATTGCCGCCGGGTCGGCGGCCGTGGCCGTAACGGCCGTGGAGGCCGGTGCCGACGCCAACACCGCCGCCGGGGTCAAGCTCAAGCTCGTTTCCGCTCTGAGCGGGGTGCAGTCCACGGCCGTTGCCGGGGAACTTTCCGGCGGCGCTGACGTGGAAGGCGACGGCGACCTCCGATCCCGGCTCCTGGCCAGGATACGCCAGGCCCCGCACGGCGGCGCGGACTTCGACTACGTTGCCTGGGCGCTGGAGGTCTCCGGCGTGACCCGCGCCTGGGTCTATCCCCTGGAGCTGGGAGCCGGAACCGTGACCGTGCGCGTCATGACCGACGGCACGACCGAGGATGGCATCCCCGCCGCCGAGACCGTGGACGCGGTGCAGACGTACCTGGACGCGGCGCGCCCCGTTACCGCCGAGGTCTTCGTGGTCGCGCCGGTGGCCGTTCCCATGGACCCGGCCATCAGCATCAGCCCCAACACCGAAGCCGTGCAGGCCGCCATCGAGGCCGAGCTGGGCGACATGCTCCTGCGCGCCGCCGAGCCGGGCGCGACCATCCGCGTCAGCCATCTGCGGGAGGCCATTTCCATTGCCACCGGCGAGGCCGATCACGTCCTCCTTTCCCCGGCCGCCGACGTGGCCCACGCCGTGGGCGAAGTGGCCACGCTGGGAACCATCACCTGGAGTGATCTCTAA
- a CDS encoding YmfQ family protein — MLTAEQYRDQLMALAPRGAALPTDLDSVWCLLLLAMATELARADRRADDVLDELDPRTALELLSDWERVCGLPGQCSQASETIQERREALLLVLTAQGGQSVAYYEEIAAALGVAAVVEEFHPFLAGSDTGDPLTNDGWTHAWRMRGPDATVRYFEAGGAAAGEPLADWGNEAFECNMLRLAPAHTLLTFAYGDE, encoded by the coding sequence ATGCTGACCGCCGAGCAGTACCGTGACCAGCTGATGGCCCTGGCCCCGCGCGGGGCGGCCCTGCCCACCGACCTCGACAGCGTGTGGTGCCTCCTGCTCCTGGCCATGGCCACGGAGCTGGCCAGGGCGGACCGCCGGGCCGACGACGTGCTGGACGAGCTGGACCCGCGCACGGCCTTGGAGCTGCTCTCCGATTGGGAGCGGGTCTGCGGCCTGCCCGGCCAGTGTTCCCAGGCGTCCGAAACGATCCAGGAACGGCGCGAGGCGCTCCTCCTGGTCCTGACCGCGCAGGGCGGACAGTCGGTCGCGTATTACGAGGAGATCGCCGCCGCCCTGGGCGTAGCCGCCGTGGTCGAGGAGTTCCACCCGTTCCTGGCCGGATCGGACACCGGCGATCCGCTGACCAACGATGGTTGGACCCATGCCTGGCGCATGCGCGGCCCGGATGCAACCGTCAGATATTTCGAGGCCGGAGGAGCTGCCGCAGGCGAACCCCTGGCCGATTGGGGCAACGAGGCCTTTGAGTGTAACATGCTCCGGCTTGCTCCGGCGCACACCCTTTTAACTTTTGCCTATGGAGACGAATAA